Proteins encoded together in one Solanum lycopersicum chromosome 7, SLM_r2.1 window:
- the LOC109120782 gene encoding STOREKEEPER protein-like, with protein MPKVAEEEEKKSAATSRSLWSDDDQLALLKGILEYKTVKGMEPSADMSAFHEFIKGKLQAEVSKSQISDKVRRLKKKILTNVKDGEEPVFTKSQDFLVLSTRRELGRSRI; from the coding sequence ATGCCCAAAGTTGcagaagaagaggagaaaaagtcTGCTGCTACTTCCCGGAGTCTTTGGAGCGATGATGACCAGCTTGCTCTACTCAAAGGGATTCTTGAATACAAGACGGTAAAAGGTATGGAACCTAGTGCCGACATGTCTGCTTTCCATGAATTCATCAAGGGGAAGTTGCAGGCTGAAGTTTCCAAGAGTCAAATTAGTGACAAGGTAAGGAGgctaaagaagaaaattttgacTAATGTGAAAGATGGTGAAGAGCCAGTTTTCACGAAGAGTCAGGATTTTCTGGTTTTGAGCACTCGAAGAGAACTGGGGCGCTCCAGGATCTAG
- the LOC101243904 gene encoding STOREKEEPER protein — MAPKTKSRLVDQPPSASSSEEQELVEESQEEEEQQSREEEGEEESGEETEEDEEPKTSHPVVKRPISQKLVQTPQKPQFSSGSENGSGSDSEAESGSSLPSPSASAFTVKPNVAAKAAASSKATPKRPQEAQKEKGRKKPKVAEEEEKKSAATPRSLWSDDDQLALLKGILEYKTVKGMEPSADMSAFHEFIRGKLQAEVSKSQISDKVRRLRKKFLTNVKDGEEPVFTKSQDFLVFEHSKRIWGAPGAINGGVKDNVNNSSNGKAKKSVEVRKISEPKRSAKVSKPKDDEKQKEEEKQIAVKEVVKEDIVKGDQLDFQSKYPRLAASLEAMSGLSKMYPNGTSLLKEKMSLIATDKAKVLEEKWKILEDDEADLMVKRLDFIAEHYRLVVDAMRGN; from the coding sequence ATGGCCCCCAAAACCAAATCCCGCTTAGTAGACCAGCCTCCTTCTGCATCATCCTCTGAAGAACAAGAATTGGTGGAGGAATCccaggaagaagaagaacaacaatCGAGGgaggaagaaggagaagaagaatcAGGGGAAGAaactgaagaagatgaagaaccCAAGACATCTCATCCCGTTGTAAAGAGACCCATTTCTCAAAAACTAGTTCAGACACCACAGAAGCCCCAATTTTCTTCTGGAAGCGAAAATGGGTCAGGATCCGATTCGGAAGCGGAATCGGGTAGTTCTCTGCCTTCACCTTCTGCATCGGCTTTCACCGTTAAGCCGAATGTTGCTGCTAAAGCTGCTGCCTCATCGAAAGCAACACCAAAGAGACCACAAGAGGCGCAGAAAGAGAAAGGGAGGAAGAAGCCAAAGGTTGcagaagaagaggagaaaaagtcTGCTGCTACTCCCCGGAGTCTTTGGAGCGATGATGACCAGCTTGCTCTACTCAAAGGGATTCTTGAATACAAGACGGTAAAAGGTATGGAACCTAGTGCCGACATGTCTGCTTTCCATGAATTCATCAGGGGAAAGTTGCAGGCTGAAGTTTCCAAGAGTCAAATTAGTGACAAGGTAAGGAGGCTAAGGAAGAAATTTTTGACTAATGTGAAAGATGGTGAAGAACCAGTTTTCACGAAGAGTCAGGATTTTCTGGTTTTTGAGCACTCGAAGAGAATTTGGGGCGCTCCAGGAGCTATTAATGGAGGGGTTAAGGATAATGTTAACAATAGCTCAAATGGCAAAGCTAAAAAGAGTGTTGAGGTTAGAAAGATTTCTGAGCCTAAGAGAAGTGCTAAAGTTAGCAAACCAAAGGATGATGAGAAACAGAAGGAAGAAGAGAAACAGATTGCCGTAAAAGAGGTGGTTAAGGAGGATATAGTTAAGGGTGATCAACTGGATTTCCAGTCCAAGTATCCACGTTTGGCTGCATCACTTGAAGCTATGTCTGGCTTGTCTAAAATGTATCCTAATGGAACAAGTTTGTTGAAGGAGAAGATGAGTTTGATTGCTACCGACAAGGCTAAAGTGTTGGAGGAGAAGTGGAAGATTCTGGAGGATGATGAAGCTGACTTGATGGTGAAGCGCCTCGATTTCATTGCGGAGCATTACAGATTGGTGGTTGATGCAATGAGAGGTAACTAG
- the LOC101244202 gene encoding protein VASCULATURE COMPLEXITY AND CONNECTIVITY-like: MAKLFGIFVCLLIVALDSIAGILGIKAEAAQNQEKHLRLWLFECKEPSHDAFVLGVAAASLLAIAHVLANLLGGCSVCATDDIKQASPSRKLSMACLVFTWIIMAIGMGLLVIGTMANNKSRASCGFSHHHFFSIGGILCFIHAIFAVAYYSTASMLLAL, from the exons ATGGCTAAATTGTTTGGTATTTTTGTCTGCTTGTTGATTGTGGCCTTAGACTCCATTGCTGGCATTCTTGGAATCAAAGCAGAAGCAGCTCAAAACCAG GAAAAACATCTTCGATTATGGTTATTCGAATGTAAAGAGCCAAGCCATGATGCATTTGTACTAGGTGTGGCTGCAGCATCTCTTCTTGCCATTGCTCATGTTCTTGCCAATCTTCTTGGTGGCTGCAGTGTTTGTGCTACTGATGACATTAAGCAAGCATCCCCAAGTAGAAAGCTATCAATGGCTTGTCTTGTTTTTACATG GATCATAATGGCAATAGGAATGGGACTACTGGTTATAGGGACAATGGCAAACAACAAATCAAGAGCTTCTTGTGGGTTTTCACATCACCATTTTTTCTCAATTGGTGGAATTTTGTGTTTCATCCATGCCATCTTTGCTGTTGCCTATTATTCTACTGCCTCAATGCTACTTGCCCTATAa